The genomic interval TCTTGGTCTTTTCATCAGAATCAACCTCTTCATCTCCCTTATTATCTGGAGATTCCTGGGGctcttcatcagaatcaacctcttcaacctcttcatcctctgaAGATTCCTGGACctcttcatcagaatcaacctcttcatcctctgaAGATTCCTGGGCctcttcatcagaatcaacctcttcatcctcttcatcttctGAAGATTCCTGGGTctcttcatcagaatcaacctcttcatcctcctcatcatctGAAGATTCCTGGGTctcttcatcagaatcaacctcttcatcctcttcatcatctgaagATTCCTGGGTctcttcatcagaatcaacctcttcatcctcttcatcatctgaagATTCCTGGGTctcttcatcagaatcaacctcttcatcctcttcatcatctgagGATTCCTGGGTctcttcatcagaatcaaccTCTTCAACCTCCTCATCATCTGAAATGTCACTCCAGAAGTCTTCAACTAAAGTGACTTTCTCCTcatccttctcctcctcctcgtcagCTGAAGGATTCTTGGTCTTTTCATCAGAATCAACCTCTTCATCTCCCTTATTATCTGGAGATTCCTGGGGctcttcatcagaatcaacctcttcaacctcttcatcctctgaAGATTCCTGGACctcttcatcagaatcaacctcttcatcctctgaAGATTCCTGGGCctcttcatcagaatcaacctcttcatcctcttcatcatctgaagATTCCTGGGTctcttcatcagaatcaaccTCTTCAACCTCCTCATCATCTGAAATGTCACTCCAGAAGTCTTCAACTAAAGTGACTTTCTCCTCATCCTTCTCATCCTCCTCGTCAGCTGAAGGATTCTTGGTCTTTTCATCAGAATCAACCTCTTCATCTCCCTTATTATCTGGAGATTCCTGGGGctcttcatcagaatcaacctcttcaacctcttcatcctctgaAGATTCCTGGACctcttcatcagaatcaacctcttcatcctctgaAGATTCCTGGGCctcttcatcagaatcaaccTCTTCAACCTCCTCATCATCTGAAATGTCACTCCAGAAGTCTTCAACTAAAGTGACTTTCTCCTCATCCTTCTCATCCTCCTCGTCATCTGAAGGATTCTTGGTCTTTTCATCAGAATCAACCTCTTCATCTCCCTTATTATCTGGAGATTCCTGGGGctcttcatcagaatcaacctcttcaacctcttcatcctctgaAGATTCCTGGACctcttcatcagaatcaacctcttcatcctctgaAGATTCCTGGGCctcttcatcagaatcaacctcttcatcctcttcatcatctgaagATTCCTGGGTctcttcatcagaatcaacctcttcatcctcttcatcatctgaagATTCCTGGGTctcttcatcagaatcaacctcttcatcctcttcatcatctgaagATTCCTGGGTctcttcatcagaatcaacctcttcatcctcttcatcatctgaagATTCCTGGGTctcttcatcagaatcaacctcttcatcctcttcatcatctgaagATTCCTGGGTctcttcatcagaatcaacctcttcatcctcttcatcatctgaagATTCCTGGGTctcttcatcagaatcaacctcttcatcctcttcatcatctgaagATTCCTGGGTctcttcatcagaatcaacctcttcatcctcttcatcatctgaagATTCCTGGGTctcttcatcagaatcaacctcttcatcctcttcatcatctgaagATTCCTGGGTctcttcatcagaatcaacctcttcatcctcttcatcatctgaagATTCCTGGGTctcttcatcagaatcaacctcttcatcctcttcatcatctgaagATTCCTGGGTctcttcatcagaatcaacctcttcatcctcttcatcatctgaagATTCCTGGGTctcttcatcagaatcaacctcttcatcctcttcatcatctgaagATTCCTGGGTctcttcatcagaatcaacctcttcatcctcttcatcatctgaagATTCCTGGGTctcttcatcagaatcaacctcttcatcctcttcatcatctgagGATTCCTGGGTctcttcatcagaatcaaccTCTTCAACCTCCTCATCATCTGAAATGTCACTCCAGAAGTCTTCAACTAAAGTGACTTTCTCCTCATCCTTCTCATCCTCCTCGTCAGCTGAAGGATTCTTGGTCTTTTCATCAGAATCAACCTCTTCATCTCCCTTATTATCTGGAGATTCCTGGGGctcttcatcagaatcaacctcttcaacctcttcatcctctgaAGATTCCTGGACctcttcatcagaatcaacctcttcatcctctgaAGATTCCTGGGCctcttcatcagaatcaacctcttcatcctcttcatcatctgaagATTCCTGGGTctcttcatcagaatcaacctcttcatcctcttcatcatctgaagATTCCTGGGTctcttcatcagaatcaacctcttcatcctcttcatcatctgaagATTCCTGGGTctcttcatcagaatcaacctcttcatcctcttcatcatctgaagATTCCTGGGTctcttcatcagaatcaaccTCTTCAACCTCCTCATCATCTGAAATGTCACTCCAGAAGTCTTCAACTAAAGTGACTTTCTCCTCATCCTTCTCATCCTCCTTATCAGCCAATGAGGAGTCAGAATTTTCCACCACTTGAACGTCTTTGACGGAGACTTTTTCTTCCGTGTTCCCGGTATCTTCCGCTTCTTTgacaaaactattttcaagttCTGAAGGAGCAGATGAAATCTCCTGGAGGCTTGTTGTGGTCgctgtttcctctttttcttggATCAAGCAAAGGCTGTTGATGGACTCTGTCAGATCCTCCTTAGTTTTCTGGAGGTCTTGGGTCTCCTTTCTAAGGAGATCTGCTTTAGCCTTCTGCTGGTTGAACTGTTTAACCCATTCTTGAGCTTCAATTTCCTTAATTTTTAGACATTTGACTTCAGTTTCCAGATCCACCTGGAGGTTCTGCATGCGGAAGATGTCATCCTTCATTGTGGAATAGTTCTCCCTCATTTGGTCTCTTGTCTGACGTTGATTTCTCAGGTTTTCAAGTTCCAGATTAAGAATGTCCGTTTTCTGCTGGAAATTTTTAATCTGATCTTGTAAACCTTGGATTGTCTGCTCAAGATGTTTGGTGTCTTTCTTAACAGCATCACATTCCAACTGTGCTGCACTCATTTTGCCCTGCACATCATCAAAACCATTGATTTCTTCTTGGAGTTTGGTGACTGTCAAGGTGAGATCCATGTTTCTTCTGACCGTTgtctctttttctgcttttatgtcCTGACATGCAGATTCCAGATCTTTCAGGTGGTTGATGGACTTGGTCAGATCCTCCTTAGTTTTCTGGAGGTCTTGGGTCTCCTTTTTAAGGAGATCTGCTTTAGCCTTCTGCTGGTCGTACTCTTCGATCCATTCCTTAGCTTCAATTTCTTGAACTTTTAGATCTGTGATCTCAGATTCCAGACTTAACTGGAGGTTCTGCATGCGGAAGATGTCATCCATCATTGTGGAATAGCTCTCCTTCATTTGGTCTCTCGTCTGACTTtggttttgcagatttttaagtTCCTGACTAAGAATGCCAGTTTGTTGCTGGAAATCTTGAATCTGGATGTTTAAATCtctgatttttctttgaagagAGACCGTTTCCTCCTTCTTTCTGTCACTTTCCTCTTTGGCAGCGATGAGTCTGTCCTTCAAATCATGAAAACTACTGATTTCATCTTGCAGTTTTCTGATTTCCTTTGAGAGATCAGAGTTCATCTGAActgctttctttgtttttgccttgAGCATTTCACATGCAGACTCCACTTCTTTTACTTCCTGAAGAGACTTTCCGACTTCATCTCGTCTTTTCTGCAGCTCTTGAGTTTCTTCTCTGAGTTCCTGCAGCTGTTTGGAAAGATAGTGATGCAGGGCGGTGAGTTCCTCTGCACCGTTCGGTTGCTCTTCCAGCTCTGAAATTTCCGACTGCAACTCTTTTTTGAGTTCCTCCAAAcggtatttttctttaaccattgTGGGGTACTCTTCTCTCATCTGGTCTCGTTCGGAGATTTCTTTCTGCAGCTCCATGACTTTCTCTTTGAGATCTCTTGTCTCCTCTTCCAAGGCGTGGAAATGATTAAACTCTAGTTTATAATCGATTTCCAGGTGTGTTTGGCGGGCGACTTTCCTTTGTAACTTCTGCAGCTCATTTTTTAGGACTGCAGAAatcttttccatgttttttctttggtttttcacCCTTTCGTGCTCCAGTTTCAGCTCTTCTGGGATCCAACGTTTGGATTCCAGAGTGACCATTTCCTCTCTGATTTCTCTGAAGCTTTCAGAGAAATCATTGATTATCTGTTTTTCTGCGTCACACTTCTCCTggattttcctctgtttttggaCTTCTTTGTTCAAAGTCTTCAGAGTTTTGACCAGCTCCTTGTTTTTCTGAgcagcagcttttctctgcttcttcaGACTCTTGTGGGTGGTCTTCAAGTCCTTCATGTCGGACAGATTGTTACCAATGGTTTCAATCTGACTGATCAACACATCATTGAcagacattttcaaatgttgttttggtAGTTTTACTTGCGTGGGGTTAAagttttcagcttctgctgtgggttaaagttttcagcttctgctgttTGTGTTGCTTCGATAGTTAGTCCGTTGAAGCTCAAGGGTTTTTCAGGGGTCTGGTGATGATGTCATACAGCCTCATGTCGATAGTTAATCTGGAATATGACATAATATTTCATAGATAAGAGTCGTTCTGATGTCATATTTTGGACGTCGTATTACGTGCTGCGTGTTATTGCTGCGTAATAATGCGTCACAAATGACGATTTACGAGCGGCTTCAAATCCGCGCATGCGCACTGGCGGCTCCTCTTCAGCGCCGCAGTTCGACGGCGGGACGCTTCTGCGCAGAAGCGGAAGCGGCGCCAACAGGCGGAATCTGTCTCTGGACTCTACCGATCACTATCGATAAAAAATGGTTTCGATTGATTGTAAAATGCCCGCGTGACGCGGTCAGGAGGCGGAGATGTTTGGAGGAAACGTCGAAGGTCTGGAGACACTTTCCCGCTTCAGTTCAGGACCCGGAAGGAGCGTCAGGAAGCGTCACGGTCGAAATTGATAACAGTGAGGCCAGGTGGGTcctatatggtttaaaagtggcagtaAATGTTGGCCCCAATTTAAtttgtccacattggcttaaaTGGACACTCAGTGGATTGGCTCGCTACGATAGCCAGCCGTCCGGTGGACAGCGACGGTCGCTAGCTCGCTAGCAATTGTTGAAAGCAGAACTCCCAGTTCTCTTTCTGGTGGGTCCGGAGGAAGGAACGCTGTTCAGATAAGGGTGATATTCAGACAAACCCCGTTTGTACGTTTCACCTTTGCCGCGGGAGGATTAGATTCTGCACAACTCTGTGTTTCAAAATCCTGTCATCCGGAAGCAACAGGCTGGTTTTATTGACAGATGACATAAGCATTTCAGGCATTTGCATATCCAATCATATTTCAGGCGGAAGTTTCTGTGTCCTCATAAGGTAATAACAATTTGGGTTCACACGTTTTGGAGATGGGCAGCTCCCACATCCTTCTGCAGGGTAGTGACCTTGGTTCTCACGGGAAAGTGAACCACTTTGAATCTCAGCTGATAATATATGAACATCAGGAGAATCACAATCTGTTCTGCAATATGAAAATCAGGAGAATGCACAATATTTTCTAGACtctctacagcagagcttgctagctccatacagtgtagccatagactgtatataaaataactggacagagcaagcccccctacctgcgtgttccatataggaagtaccactgggatgcaaaaaggccaaagtcccattgacttacattgaggaTGTGACATCcagttcttcttctgtggttttttgCGGTTCGTCAAGTTCGTTCCTGTTTTCCATGAGCTCAAGGTCGATCCTAGAGAGACCCTAAGAACTCAGTCCGACTTCTTTCTGTGCactccagctgctgcttttaAGTAACTGactaaacacttaaaaatattcattccTGCTGATGGCGGCTGGCAGTGGAATTACCGCCAGTGTGCTCCAAACGAACCGTTTTCATGGATTCATTCAATGGACGGATGTTGGTgagaagaaaaacctttaaaactcaACAGAGAGAGAACTGAACACGACTGATGGAACAGAAACATCCATGATTTCAGATCAAACCTCCGGAGTTCAATCAGCTTTGATCGTTGCACTAACAGCAGACGGCGGCGCTGAGCGGCGGAGAAGATCTGCTCGCTCAGAAGGTCTCCACAGAAACCAGCTTTGACTCCAcagagaaacagcagaaaacagccGGTAAAAGTTCAGTCTGGGTTCGTTTCACCTTCCTTCTGTTCGTTTCAGATTCCTGGTCTGCAGATGAGCCTGAAGAGGAGCAAAGGATTCTGGGATATCTTTGGGACGTCTGAACTTCCTGTTGGTGACGCGACGCAGCGACGACACAACAAGACGTTTGTCTCTGAACGGTTTGGCTCCTTTTGACTCCAATAGAAAAATCCAGAACATCCCAACATTTCACAAACATCCAGAATctgtaaacaggaagtcatcgCTTTGTTTCCAATTTAACATCAGTCTGATCATAAAGTCTGCAGTCAGTTCAGTCCAGATGGATTCATATGGTCTTTGGATGAAATGTCTTATTAGGATTGTCTGCAGAACACAGTCAGGattctgtttctgcagagaataaaaaaatctgtatttctactaaaaaatgaacaaaaacaacgaAAAACGTCGTCCTAAAACCCAACAAATG from Oryzias melastigma strain HK-1 linkage group LG12, ASM292280v2, whole genome shotgun sequence carries:
- the LOC112163374 gene encoding titin — translated: MSVNDVLISQIETIGNNLSDMKDLKTTHKSLKKQRKAAAQKNKELVKTLKTLNKEVQKQRKIQEKCDAEKQIINDFSESFREIREEMVTLESKRWIPEELKLEHERVKNQRKNMEKISAVLKNELQKLQRKVARQTHLEIDYKLEFNHFHALEEETRDLKEKVMELQKEISERDQMREEYPTMVKEKYRLEELKKELQSEISELEEQPNGAEELTALHHYLSKQLQELREETQELQKRRDEVGKSLQEVKEVESACEMLKAKTKKAVQMNSDLSKEIRKLQDEISSFHDLKDRLIAAKEESDRKKEETVSLQRKIRDLNIQIQDFQQQTGILSQELKNLQNQSQTRDQMKESYSTMMDDIFRMQNLQLSLESEITDLKVQEIEAKEWIEEYDQQKAKADLLKKETQDLQKTKEDLTKSINHLKDLESACQDIKAEKETTVRRNMDLTLTVTKLQEEINGFDDVQGKMSAAQLECDAVKKDTKHLEQTIQGLQDQIKNFQQKTDILNLELENLRNQRQTRDQMRENYSTMKDDIFRMQNLQVDLETEVKCLKIKEIEAQEWVKQFNQQKAKADLLRKETQDLQKTKEDLTESINSLCLIQEKEETATTTSLQEISSAPSELENSFVKEAEDTGNTEEKVSVKDVQVVENSDSSLADKEDEKDEEKVTLVEDFWSDISDDEEVEEVDSDEETQESSDDEEDEEVDSDEETQESSDDEEDEEVDSDEETQESSDDEEDEEVDSDEETQESSDDEEDEEVDSDEEAQESSEDEEVDSDEEVQESSEDEEVEEVDSDEEPQESPDNKGDEEVDSDEKTKNPSADEEDEKDEEKVTLVEDFWSDISDDEEVEEVDSDEETQESSDDEEDEEVDSDEETQESSDDEEDEEVDSDEETQESSDDEEDEEVDSDEETQESSDDEEDEEVDSDEETQESSDDEEDEEVDSDEETQESSDDEEDEEVDSDEETQESSDDEEDEEVDSDEETQESSDDEEDEEVDSDEETQESSDDEEDEEVDSDEETQESSDDEEDEEVDSDEETQESSDDEEDEEVDSDEETQESSDDEEDEEVDSDEETQESSDDEEDEEVDSDEETQESSDDEEDEEVDSDEETQESSDDEEDEEVDSDEEAQESSEDEEVDSDEEVQESSEDEEVEEVDSDEEPQESPDNKGDEEVDSDEKTKNPSDDEEDEKDEEKVTLVEDFWSDISDDEEVEEVDSDEEAQESSEDEEVDSDEEVQESSEDEEVEEVDSDEEPQESPDNKGDEEVDSDEKTKNPSADEEDEKDEEKVTLVEDFWSDISDDEEVEEVDSDEETQESSDDEEDEEVDSDEEAQESSEDEEVDSDEEVQESSEDEEVEEVDSDEEPQESPDNKGDEEVDSDEKTKNPSADEEEEKDEEKVTLVEDFWSDISDDEEVEEVDSDEETQESSDDEEDEEVDSDEETQESSDDEEDEEVDSDEETQESSDDEEDEEVDSDEETQESSDDEEDEEVDSDEETQESSEDEEDEEVDSDEEAQESSEDEEVDSDEEVQESSEDEEVEEVDSDEEPQESPDNKGDEEVDSDEKTKNPSADEEDEKDEEKVTLVEDFWSDISDDEEVEEVDSDEETQESSDDEEDEEVDSDEETQESSDDEEDEEVDSDEETQESSDDEEDEEVDSDEETQESSDDEEDEEVDSDEETQESSEDEEVDSDEEAQESSEDEEVEEVDSDEEPQESPDNKGDEEVDSDEKTKNPSADEEDEKDEEKVTLVEDFWSDISDDEEVEEVEKADSDEEILSLNPQKESDLLKELKDVKGSDILKTLGQLWKRPSQEAEKARKGWSSFSTKTSRKNL